The following proteins are co-located in the Pan troglodytes isolate AG18354 chromosome 5, NHGRI_mPanTro3-v2.0_pri, whole genome shotgun sequence genome:
- the IER3 gene encoding radiation-inducible immediate-early gene IEX-1: MCHSRSCHPTMTILQAPTPAPSTNPGPRRGSGPEIFTFDPLPEPAAAPAGRPSASRGHRKRSRRVLYPRVVRRQLPVEEPNPAKRLLFLLLTIVFCQILMAEEGVPAPLPPEDAPNAASLAPTPVSPVLEPFNLTSEPSDYALDLSTFLQQHPAAF; the protein is encoded by the exons ATGTGTCACTCTCGCAGCTGCCACCCGACCATGACCATCCTGCAGGCCCCGACCCCGGCCCCCTCCACCAACCCGGGACCCCGGCGGGGCTCCGGTCCTGAGATCTTCACCTTCGACCCTCTCCCGGAGCCCGCAGCGGCCCCTGCCGGGCGCCCCAGCGCCTCTCGCGGGCACCGAAAGCGCAGCCGCAGGGTTCTCTACCCTCGAGTG GTCCGGCGCCAGCTGCCAGTCGAGGAACCGAACCCAGCCAAAAGGCTTCTCTTTCTGCTGCTCACCATCGTCTTCTGCCAGATCCTGATGGCTGAAGAGGGTGTGCCGGCGCCCCTGCCTCCAGAGGACGCCCCTAACGCCGCATCCCTGGCGCCCACCCCTGTGTCCCCCGTCCTCGAGCCCTTTAATCTGACTTCGGAGCCCTCGGACTACGCTCTGGACCTCAGCACTTTCCTCCAGCAACACCCGGCCGCCTTCTAA